A DNA window from Syngnathus typhle isolate RoL2023-S1 ecotype Sweden linkage group LG2, RoL_Styp_1.0, whole genome shotgun sequence contains the following coding sequences:
- the LOC133166806 gene encoding glycerol kinase-like: MLFNIHTMDWDPELCKYFGIPMEILPRVRSSSEIYGLMCLGHQSAALVGQMCFQDGQAKNTYGTGCFLLRNTGPKPVMSEHGLLTTVAYKLGRDKPACYALEGSVAIAGAVVRWLQDNLGIIESSEELEKLAASVGTSYGCYFVPAFSGLYAPYWEPSARGVICGLTRFTNKSHLAFAALEAVCFQTREILDAMNQDSGIPLTQLQVDGGMTSNRLLMQLQADILCIPVVKPSMPETTALGAAMAAGAAEGVSVWSLNPDDLSEVTSEKFEPQINPEESEFRYARWKKAVQKSMNWETTELPTNGNGECSIFCSAPLGFYIMGSMLMLIGANYIAGHN, from the exons ATGTTGTTCAATATTCACACGATGGACTGGGACCCGGAGCTGTGCAA ATATTTTGGTATCCCAATGGAGATTCTGCCCCGAGTGAGAAGTTCCTCTGAAATCTACGGCCTCATG TGTCTTGGCCATCAGTCGGCAGCGCTGGTTGGGCAGATGTGCTTCCAGGACGGGCAAGCCAAAAACAC GTATGGAACAGGCTGCTTTTTGCTACGCAACACTGGCCCCAAG CCTGTCATGTCCGAGCACGGGCTTCTCACCACCGTGGCTTACAAACTGGGTCGAGACAAACCCGCCTGCTACGCCTTAGAG GGTTCCGTGGCCATCGCGGGAGCCGTGGTCCGTTGGCTGCAGGATAATCTCGGCATCATCGAGTCGTCCGAGGAGCTCG AGAAACTGGCCGCATCGGTTGGGACATCCTACGGTTGTTATTTCGTTCCTGCTTTCTCGGGCCTTTACGCGCCGTACTGGGAGCCCAGTGCGAGAGG GGTCATTTGCGGCTTAACCCGGTTTACAAATAAGAGTCACCTCGCTTTCGCCGCCTTGGAAGCGGTCTGCTTCCAGACACGAGAG atTCTGGACGCCATGAATCAGGACAGCGGCATCCCACTCACCCAGCTGCAGGTGGACGGGGGTATGACGTCCAACAGGTTGCTGATGCAGCTACAGGCCGACATACTCTGCATCCCCGTCG TGAAACCATCCATGCCGGAGACCACCGCTCTGGGCGCAGCGATGGCGGCCGGCGCAGCGGAGGGCGTGAGCGTGTGGAGTTTGAACCCGGACGACTTGAGCGAAGTCACGTCGGAGAAGTTTGAGCCTCAGATCAACCCCGAAG AAAGCGAGTTTCGCTATGCCCGCTGGAAGAAAGCCGTTCAGAAGTCAATGAACTGGGAGACCACCGAGCTTCCCACCAATGGAAATG GTGAATGCAGCATCTTCTGCAGTGCCCCGCTGGGCTTCTACATCATGGGCAGCATGCTGATGCTCATTGGAGCCAATTACATTGCAG GGCACAACTAG
- the plekhm2 gene encoding pleckstrin homology domain-containing family M member 2 isoform X2, translating into MDQLKVKDRILENISLSVKKLQSYFAACEDETPAIRNHDRVLQRLCEHLDHALLYGLQDISSGYWVLVLHFTRGEAVRQIDDLQHIATNLGRSRAWLYLALSESSLESYLRLFQENQALLQKYYFKNALVCSHDHLTLFLTLVAGLEFIRFDLELDVPYLDVAAYMPEYYKPHNLLDFEERLPSSDSLSLHSFTSLTSTNLEWDDSAIAPSSEEGDLTDQASCPRSNGSDPLTVISDSLLLPARDGKMKAGARLSPPSPTSRFNPFNHESDANTSADVTPVHVAASHVACAGDHADNELEVIRMARRRKSSKKRRGKSFTDSISSVHNSISSEHVEMDSSLLNGDDSDSLNCTVIHLDRTGTEVADKCAEDGVDHLLRLPEMTDTSMDSVGQPLRDVMDRLNEEVWDPPEAGSEPPAQQPFREDSRADPPDPDSSPDLLQAAQNVLCLTTDDPDSAPASGGHHDPTEHRQSQIFSGGHEDQGETKAPAGREADVKNEEEEHDADGCETTAAQEEKLSPSESSHPAEFKVDNNHLLLLMIHVFRENEEQLFRMLRMSTGHMEGDLQPLYLLLTDCYIYLLRKGAAEKPYTVEDAVSYNELDYLSVGLDQQTVSIVCTNRRRKFLLDTADATLTLWFLSVLKTAMVKGCREPPYPSILTDATMEKLALTKFVAQESHCEVSEVSIHLYSLVHWEDPMDATLPNLKSPTSAKEGLMQYRSGSTYLGKEVWKSCYLVLNKGILYLYAERTDVTPVLSVTMGGEFCGGCRRSNSTERPHAFQVILTERPPLELSANNEQDMAEWMQLLCQSVSIGVIPQGTAPAPCIPCCLVVTDSKLLTCHQDCQTSFFRSLGSADICDVEAISLEADVEYCVIEFATDRDRFLPPWVLYFSSCEERDRLLEVLDTVWRNIFQVALPHREVREPSLQKRCSEGLALMKSAWQRADSLARGRAQREPWC; encoded by the exons ATGGATCAACTCAAAGTCAAGGACCGCATTCTGGAAAACATCTCCCTGTCCGTTAAGAAG CTGCAGAGTTACTTTGCAGCATGCGAAGATGAGACTCCAGCCATCCGCAACCACGACCGGGTTCTTCAGCGGCTCTGCGAGCACCTTGACCACGCGCTACTCTACGG GCTGCAGGATATCTCTTCAGGCTACTGGGTTCTTGTCCTTCACTTCACAAGGGGAGAGGCTGTTCGACAGATCGACGATCTCCAGCACATCGCCACTAACCTGGGTCGAA GTCGGGCGTGGTTATACCTGGCGTTGAGCGAGAGCTCTTTAGAAAGCTACCTACGCCTCTTCCAAGAGAACCAAGCACTACTACAGAAGTACTACTTCAA GAACGCGCTGGTCTGCAGTCATGACCACCTGACGCTCTTCCTCACGCTGGTGGCCGGATTGGAGTTCATTCGTTTCGATCTGGAACTG GATGTGCCCTATTTGGACGTGGCCGCCTACATGCCCGAGTACTACAAACCGCACAACCTGTTGGATTTCGAAGAGAGGCTGCCCAGCTCGGACAGTTTGTCCCTTCACTCCTTCACCTCCTTGACCTCCACCAACCTGGAATGGGATGACAGTGCCATCGCGCCCTCAAGTGAAG AAGGTGACCTGACCGACCAGGCCAGCTGCCCGAGGTCCAACGGTTCTGATCCCCTGACTGTCATCAGCGACTCGCTGCTCTTACCCGCCCGCGACGGCAAGATGAAAGCGGGTGCTCGTCTGTCGCCGCCCAGTCCCACGTCCAGATTCAACCCTTTCAATCACGAGTCGGACGCCAACACCTCGGCCGACGTCACGCCGGTTCACGTGGCCGCCTCTCACGTGGCTTGCGCTGGAGACCACGCCGATAACGAGCTGGAAGTCATTCG GATGGCAAGACGGAGGAAATCCAGCAAAAAACGACGTGGGAAGAGTTTCACAGATTCCATCAGCAGCGTCCATAACTCCATATCGTCCGAGCACGTAGAAATGGACAGCAGCTTGCTGAACGGGGACGATTCCGATTCTTTGAACTGCACTGTAATCCACCTCGACAGGACCGGGACAGAGGTGGCGGATAAATGCGCCGAGGACGGCGTGGACCATCTTCTAAGGCTTCCCGAGATGACAGATACCTCCATGGATAGCGTTGGCCAACCCCTCCGGGATGTCATGGACAGACTTAACGAGGAGGTCTGGGACCCGCCCGAGGCAGGTTCCGAGCCTCCTGCTCAGCAGCCCTTTCGAGAGGACTCCCGGGCGGACCCTCCAGACCCAGACTCAAGCCCAGACCTCCTGCAGGCCGCTCAAAACGTACTCTGCCTTACCACCGACGATCCAGACTCTGCTCCCGCAAGTGGTGGGCACCATGACCCTACAGAGCATCGCCAGTCGCAAATATTTTCAGGTGGCCATGAAGATCAAGGAGAGACAAAAGCACCAGCAGGACGGGAAGCCGACGTGAAGAACGAGGAGGAGGAACATGACGCAGACGGCTGTGAAACGACCGCTGCGCAAGAGGAGAAGCTCAGTCCCTCCGAGAGTTCCCACCCTGCAGAATTTAA gGTGGACAACAACCACTTACTACTCCTCATGATCCACGTGTTCAGAGAGAATGAGGAGCAACTCTTCAGG ATGCTGAGGATGAGTACAGGCCATATGGAAGGAGACCTGCAGCCTCTTTATCTGCTACTGACCGACTGTTACATCTACCTGCTGAGGaaag GTGCAGCAGAGAAGCCTTACACGGTGGAAGATGCGGTTTCGTACAATGAGCTTGACTATCTCtca GTGGGCCTCGACCAACAAACAGTGAGCATCGTTTGCACGAACAGAAGACGGAAGTTCCTGCTCGACACGGCCGACGCCACGTTGACCCT ATGGTTCTTGTCCGTTCTGAAGACGGCTATGGTGAAGGGTTGCCGCGAGCCCCCGTATCCTTCCATCCTGACTGACGCCACTATGGAAAAACTTGCCCTCACTAAGTTTGTCGCCCAGGAATCTCACTGCGAG GTTTCCGAAGTCTCTATCCATCTGTATTCACTGGTCCACTGGGAGGATCCCATGGATGCGACCTTGCCCAACTTGAAGTCCCCTACTAGCGCTAAGGAAGGGCTGATGCAGTACCGGTCCGGTTCCACGTACTTGGGCAAGGAAGTGTGGAAAAGTTGCTACCTCGTCCTCAA CAAAGGAATTCTGTACCTCTATGCTGAAAGGACTGATGTGACGCCTGTGCTCTCAGTCACTATGGG GGGTGAATTTTGCGGAGGGTGCCGTCGTTCAAACAGCACCGAGCGTCCGCATGCCTTTCAAGTCATCCTGACGGAGCGCCCCCCGCTGGAGCTCAGTGCCAACAACGAACAGGACATGGCTGAGTGGATGCAGCTGCTCTGCCAGTCTGTTTCCATAGGA GTCATCCCCCAAGGCACGGCCCCCGCCCCGTGTATCCCGTGTTGTCTGGTTGTGACGGACAGCAAGCTGCTGACCTGCCATCAGGACTGCCAGACAAGCTTCTTCCGCTCGCTGGGCAGCGCCGACATCTGCGACGTGGAGGCCATCAGTCTGGAGGCCGACGTGGAGTACTGTGTCATC GAGTTTGCTACGGATCGGGATCGCTTCCTTCCACCTTGGGTCTTGTATTTTAGCAGCTGTGAGGAAAGAGACAGACTGTTGGAGGTATTGGACACGGTCTGGAGAAACATATTCCAG GTGGCGCTCCCCCACCGAGAGGTGCGCGAGCCGTCGTTGCAGAAGCGCTGCAGCGAAGGCCTGGCTTTAATGAAGAGCGCCTGGCAGCGGGCAGACAGTTTGGCACGAGGCCGGGCGCAGCGCGAGCCTTGGTGCTGA
- the plekhm2 gene encoding pleckstrin homology domain-containing family M member 2 isoform X1, with amino-acid sequence MDQLKVKDRILENISLSVKKLQSYFAACEDETPAIRNHDRVLQRLCEHLDHALLYGLQDISSGYWVLVLHFTRGEAVRQIDDLQHIATNLGRSRAWLYLALSESSLESYLRLFQENQALLQKYYFKNALVCSHDHLTLFLTLVAGLEFIRFDLELDVPYLDVAAYMPEYYKPHNLLDFEERLPSSDSLSLHSFTSLTSTNLEWDDSAIAPSSEDYDFGDIFPVLQAMPSADWEEGDLTDQASCPRSNGSDPLTVISDSLLLPARDGKMKAGARLSPPSPTSRFNPFNHESDANTSADVTPVHVAASHVACAGDHADNELEVIRMARRRKSSKKRRGKSFTDSISSVHNSISSEHVEMDSSLLNGDDSDSLNCTVIHLDRTGTEVADKCAEDGVDHLLRLPEMTDTSMDSVGQPLRDVMDRLNEEVWDPPEAGSEPPAQQPFREDSRADPPDPDSSPDLLQAAQNVLCLTTDDPDSAPASGGHHDPTEHRQSQIFSGGHEDQGETKAPAGREADVKNEEEEHDADGCETTAAQEEKLSPSESSHPAEFKVDNNHLLLLMIHVFRENEEQLFRMLRMSTGHMEGDLQPLYLLLTDCYIYLLRKGAAEKPYTVEDAVSYNELDYLSVGLDQQTVSIVCTNRRRKFLLDTADATLTLWFLSVLKTAMVKGCREPPYPSILTDATMEKLALTKFVAQESHCEVSEVSIHLYSLVHWEDPMDATLPNLKSPTSAKEGLMQYRSGSTYLGKEVWKSCYLVLNKGILYLYAERTDVTPVLSVTMGGEFCGGCRRSNSTERPHAFQVILTERPPLELSANNEQDMAEWMQLLCQSVSIGVIPQGTAPAPCIPCCLVVTDSKLLTCHQDCQTSFFRSLGSADICDVEAISLEADVEYCVIEFATDRDRFLPPWVLYFSSCEERDRLLEVLDTVWRNIFQVALPHREVREPSLQKRCSEGLALMKSAWQRADSLARGRAQREPWC; translated from the exons ATGGATCAACTCAAAGTCAAGGACCGCATTCTGGAAAACATCTCCCTGTCCGTTAAGAAG CTGCAGAGTTACTTTGCAGCATGCGAAGATGAGACTCCAGCCATCCGCAACCACGACCGGGTTCTTCAGCGGCTCTGCGAGCACCTTGACCACGCGCTACTCTACGG GCTGCAGGATATCTCTTCAGGCTACTGGGTTCTTGTCCTTCACTTCACAAGGGGAGAGGCTGTTCGACAGATCGACGATCTCCAGCACATCGCCACTAACCTGGGTCGAA GTCGGGCGTGGTTATACCTGGCGTTGAGCGAGAGCTCTTTAGAAAGCTACCTACGCCTCTTCCAAGAGAACCAAGCACTACTACAGAAGTACTACTTCAA GAACGCGCTGGTCTGCAGTCATGACCACCTGACGCTCTTCCTCACGCTGGTGGCCGGATTGGAGTTCATTCGTTTCGATCTGGAACTG GATGTGCCCTATTTGGACGTGGCCGCCTACATGCCCGAGTACTACAAACCGCACAACCTGTTGGATTTCGAAGAGAGGCTGCCCAGCTCGGACAGTTTGTCCCTTCACTCCTTCACCTCCTTGACCTCCACCAACCTGGAATGGGATGACAGTGCCATCGCGCCCTCAAGTGAAG ATTATGATTTTGGTGACATCTTCCCCGTGTTGCAGGCAATGCCAAGTGCAGACTGGGAAG AAGGTGACCTGACCGACCAGGCCAGCTGCCCGAGGTCCAACGGTTCTGATCCCCTGACTGTCATCAGCGACTCGCTGCTCTTACCCGCCCGCGACGGCAAGATGAAAGCGGGTGCTCGTCTGTCGCCGCCCAGTCCCACGTCCAGATTCAACCCTTTCAATCACGAGTCGGACGCCAACACCTCGGCCGACGTCACGCCGGTTCACGTGGCCGCCTCTCACGTGGCTTGCGCTGGAGACCACGCCGATAACGAGCTGGAAGTCATTCG GATGGCAAGACGGAGGAAATCCAGCAAAAAACGACGTGGGAAGAGTTTCACAGATTCCATCAGCAGCGTCCATAACTCCATATCGTCCGAGCACGTAGAAATGGACAGCAGCTTGCTGAACGGGGACGATTCCGATTCTTTGAACTGCACTGTAATCCACCTCGACAGGACCGGGACAGAGGTGGCGGATAAATGCGCCGAGGACGGCGTGGACCATCTTCTAAGGCTTCCCGAGATGACAGATACCTCCATGGATAGCGTTGGCCAACCCCTCCGGGATGTCATGGACAGACTTAACGAGGAGGTCTGGGACCCGCCCGAGGCAGGTTCCGAGCCTCCTGCTCAGCAGCCCTTTCGAGAGGACTCCCGGGCGGACCCTCCAGACCCAGACTCAAGCCCAGACCTCCTGCAGGCCGCTCAAAACGTACTCTGCCTTACCACCGACGATCCAGACTCTGCTCCCGCAAGTGGTGGGCACCATGACCCTACAGAGCATCGCCAGTCGCAAATATTTTCAGGTGGCCATGAAGATCAAGGAGAGACAAAAGCACCAGCAGGACGGGAAGCCGACGTGAAGAACGAGGAGGAGGAACATGACGCAGACGGCTGTGAAACGACCGCTGCGCAAGAGGAGAAGCTCAGTCCCTCCGAGAGTTCCCACCCTGCAGAATTTAA gGTGGACAACAACCACTTACTACTCCTCATGATCCACGTGTTCAGAGAGAATGAGGAGCAACTCTTCAGG ATGCTGAGGATGAGTACAGGCCATATGGAAGGAGACCTGCAGCCTCTTTATCTGCTACTGACCGACTGTTACATCTACCTGCTGAGGaaag GTGCAGCAGAGAAGCCTTACACGGTGGAAGATGCGGTTTCGTACAATGAGCTTGACTATCTCtca GTGGGCCTCGACCAACAAACAGTGAGCATCGTTTGCACGAACAGAAGACGGAAGTTCCTGCTCGACACGGCCGACGCCACGTTGACCCT ATGGTTCTTGTCCGTTCTGAAGACGGCTATGGTGAAGGGTTGCCGCGAGCCCCCGTATCCTTCCATCCTGACTGACGCCACTATGGAAAAACTTGCCCTCACTAAGTTTGTCGCCCAGGAATCTCACTGCGAG GTTTCCGAAGTCTCTATCCATCTGTATTCACTGGTCCACTGGGAGGATCCCATGGATGCGACCTTGCCCAACTTGAAGTCCCCTACTAGCGCTAAGGAAGGGCTGATGCAGTACCGGTCCGGTTCCACGTACTTGGGCAAGGAAGTGTGGAAAAGTTGCTACCTCGTCCTCAA CAAAGGAATTCTGTACCTCTATGCTGAAAGGACTGATGTGACGCCTGTGCTCTCAGTCACTATGGG GGGTGAATTTTGCGGAGGGTGCCGTCGTTCAAACAGCACCGAGCGTCCGCATGCCTTTCAAGTCATCCTGACGGAGCGCCCCCCGCTGGAGCTCAGTGCCAACAACGAACAGGACATGGCTGAGTGGATGCAGCTGCTCTGCCAGTCTGTTTCCATAGGA GTCATCCCCCAAGGCACGGCCCCCGCCCCGTGTATCCCGTGTTGTCTGGTTGTGACGGACAGCAAGCTGCTGACCTGCCATCAGGACTGCCAGACAAGCTTCTTCCGCTCGCTGGGCAGCGCCGACATCTGCGACGTGGAGGCCATCAGTCTGGAGGCCGACGTGGAGTACTGTGTCATC GAGTTTGCTACGGATCGGGATCGCTTCCTTCCACCTTGGGTCTTGTATTTTAGCAGCTGTGAGGAAAGAGACAGACTGTTGGAGGTATTGGACACGGTCTGGAGAAACATATTCCAG GTGGCGCTCCCCCACCGAGAGGTGCGCGAGCCGTCGTTGCAGAAGCGCTGCAGCGAAGGCCTGGCTTTAATGAAGAGCGCCTGGCAGCGGGCAGACAGTTTGGCACGAGGCCGGGCGCAGCGCGAGCCTTGGTGCTGA
- the ddost gene encoding dolichyl-diphosphooligosaccharide--protein glycosyltransferase 48 kDa subunit codes for MAASIAVKQTNRDVFRLSSKTGMIQRRSTILGSIVALLLSLASLMHCAEADGKTLVLLENVNMRDTHSMFFRSLSDRGFDLTFKTADDPSLSLIKYGQFLYDHLIIFSPSVEDFGGNINVETITSFIDGGGNVLVAASSDIGDPLRELGSECGVEFDEEGTAVIDHHNFDKSDPGEHTLIVADPENLLKAPTIVGKGTNKPVLFKGVGMVADPDNPLVLDILTGSSTAYSFFPDRPISQYPHAVGKNTLLIAGLQARNNARVVFSGSLDFFSDAFFTSNVQKATAGSQLYELTGNMELAEALSRWVFKEAGVLRVGEVRHHPVGEDSPPAAYTVTDLVEYSIVIEMLSEGQWVPFDGDDIQLEFVRIDPFVRTYLKKEDGGYSVQFKLPDVYGVFQFKVDYNRLGYTHLYSST; via the exons ATGGCCGCGTCGATAGCAGTCAAGCAGACCAACCGGGACGTTTTTAGATTGTCTTCCAAAACAGGGATGATTCAAAGAAGGTCCACCATTTTAGGCAGCATTGTTGCTTTATTGCTTTCGCTAGCCTCCTTGATGCACTGTGCTGAGGCCGACGGCAAGACCCTGGTCCTGCTGGAGAACGTCAACATGAGGGAcacacattcaatgtttttccgCAGTTTGTCAG ATCGCGGCTTTGACCTAACGTTCAAGACTGCCGATGACCCGTCGCTTTCTCTGATCAAATATGGCCAGTTCCTGTACGACCATCTCATCATCTTTTCACCATCTGTCGAAG ATTTCGGCGGCAATATCAATGTGGAGACCATTACGTCATTCATTGACGGCGGCGGAAATGTCTTGGTCGCTGCCAGTTCCGATATTG GTGACCCGCTGAGGGAGCTGGGGAGCGAATGCGGCGTCGAGTTTGACGAGGAGGGGACCGCCGTCATTGACCATCACAATTTCGACAAGTCTGATCCTGGAGAG CACACATTGATTGTTGCCGACCCAGAGAATCTGCTGAAAGCTCCGACCATTGTCGGTAAAGGCACCAATAAACCAGTGCTGTTTAAGGGTGTTGG CATGGTGGCCGACCCCGACAACCCTCTTGTCCTGGACATCCTCACCGGCTCGTCAACTGCCTACTCCTTTTTCCCCGACAGACCCATTTCCCAG TACCCCCACGCCGTGGGCAAAAACACCCTGCTGATTGCCGGCCTGCAAGCCAGAAACAACGCCAGAGTGGTTTTCAGCGGCTCGCTGGATTTCTTCAGCGACGCTTTTTTCACCTCCAACGTGCAGAAAGCCACGGCTGGATCTCAGCT ATACGAGCTGACGGGCAACATGGAATTGGCCGAGGCTCTCTCCCGCTGGGTGTTTAAAGAGGCCGGCGTCCTCAGGGTGGGTGAAGTCCGGCATCATCCCGTGGGAGAGGACTCGCCCCCCGCAGCGTACACCGTCACCGACCTCGTG GAGTACAGCATCGTCATCGAGATGCTTTCCGAGGGCCAGTGGGTTCCTTTCGACGGTGACGATATTCAACTGGAGTTTGTGAGAATCGACCCCTTCGTCAGGACTTACCTGAAGAAAGAAG ATGGCGGATACAGCGTCCAGTTCAAGTTGCCCGACGTGTACGGAGTTTTCCAATTCAAGGTGGACTACAACCGACTGGGATACACACACCTTTACTCGTCCA CGTAG